A region from the Bradyrhizobium erythrophlei genome encodes:
- a CDS encoding cupin domain-containing protein codes for MAIDFKRNCDAMSTPAAIRIVSPDQFDRGTAQTSGSERRAAIAPSLGIASAIWGGMFEVEPGARTGVHHHGQQDTIAYVLSGICDIRWGASGEFSARAKAGDFIHVPAFLPHMEINPSEHEPFLWIVVRSTATPIVVNFPDDVWP; via the coding sequence ATGGCCATCGATTTCAAACGCAACTGCGACGCCATGAGCACCCCTGCCGCCATCCGCATCGTCAGCCCCGATCAATTCGACCGTGGCACCGCGCAAACCTCCGGCTCCGAACGCCGCGCGGCGATCGCGCCGTCGCTGGGCATCGCCTCTGCCATCTGGGGCGGCATGTTCGAGGTGGAACCGGGAGCGCGGACCGGCGTTCATCATCACGGCCAGCAGGACACGATCGCTTACGTCCTCTCCGGAATCTGCGACATCCGCTGGGGCGCAAGCGGAGAATTCAGCGCGCGCGCGAAGGCCGGCGATTTCATTCATGTGCCTGCCTTCCTGCCGCACATGGAGATCAACCCTTCGGAACACGAGCCGTTTCTATGGATCGTCGTGCGGAGCACGGCAACGCCGATCGTCGTCAATTTTCCGGACGACGTCTGGCCCTGA
- a CDS encoding c-type cytochrome has translation MFRHLPPAVIVILGTLLGALSMLSVARAASPVELKPVKVDLPESDRMFQGSGAAAINNNCLACHSAGMVLNQPALSRQAWTAEVNKMITAYKAPVAPEDVGAIVDYLDRIKGEK, from the coding sequence ATGTTTCGCCACCTTCCGCCAGCCGTCATTGTTATTTTGGGGACTCTTTTGGGCGCGCTATCGATGCTCTCCGTCGCGCGCGCCGCATCGCCTGTGGAATTGAAGCCGGTCAAGGTCGACCTGCCGGAGAGCGACAGGATGTTCCAGGGATCGGGGGCGGCCGCGATCAACAACAATTGTCTAGCCTGCCACTCCGCAGGCATGGTGTTGAACCAGCCGGCATTGTCGAGGCAGGCGTGGACGGCGGAGGTCAACAAGATGATTACCGCCTACAAGGCCCCGGTTGCGCCGGAGGACGTCGGCGCGATTGTCGACTATCTGGATCGCATCAAGGGCGAGAAATAG
- a CDS encoding aldo/keto reductase, whose translation MNRIPSHHTSMEFVDIPGTSIRASRVALGTWAMGGWMWGGSNESDAVSAIHAAIDRGINLIDTAPVYGFGRSEEIVGKALAERGRRKRVYIATKVGLDWKDGKPFRNASKARIIAEAEASLRRLQTDVIDLYQVHWPDPNTPIAEVADAMGELHRTGKIRAIGVSNFTPAQMTEFRKVAPLHTAQPPYNLFERAIEQDVLPYCRAQDIAVLAYGSLCRGLLSGGMSRTTRFAGDDLRKNDPKFREPRYEQYLAAVEKLDQFAQDRFGRRVIHLAARWVLDRGEANIALWGARRADQLAPIADVVGWHIDKAAMDEIDRILKETVSDPVGPEFMAPPDRLAA comes from the coding sequence ATGAACCGCATTCCCTCCCATCATACCAGCATGGAATTCGTCGATATTCCCGGAACCTCCATTCGCGCCTCGCGCGTCGCGCTGGGGACGTGGGCGATGGGCGGTTGGATGTGGGGCGGCAGCAACGAGAGCGACGCCGTCAGCGCCATCCACGCCGCGATCGACCGCGGCATCAACCTCATCGACACCGCGCCGGTCTACGGCTTCGGCCGGTCAGAGGAAATCGTCGGCAAGGCGCTGGCCGAGCGCGGACGGCGCAAGCGCGTCTACATCGCCACCAAGGTCGGACTCGACTGGAAAGACGGCAAGCCGTTTCGCAACGCCAGCAAGGCACGGATCATCGCGGAGGCCGAAGCGTCCCTCCGGCGTCTGCAGACCGACGTCATTGATCTCTATCAGGTGCACTGGCCGGATCCGAACACCCCGATCGCGGAAGTTGCCGACGCCATGGGCGAACTGCATCGAACCGGAAAGATTCGCGCCATCGGCGTCAGCAATTTCACCCCGGCGCAGATGACGGAATTTCGCAAGGTAGCGCCGCTGCACACCGCGCAGCCGCCCTACAATCTGTTCGAACGCGCCATCGAACAGGACGTGCTTCCCTATTGCCGCGCGCAAGACATCGCCGTGCTGGCCTACGGCTCGCTGTGCCGCGGGTTGTTGTCCGGCGGCATGTCGCGAACGACCCGGTTTGCGGGCGATGATCTGCGCAAGAACGATCCGAAGTTTCGCGAACCGCGATACGAGCAGTATCTCGCCGCGGTCGAGAAACTCGACCAATTCGCGCAAGACCGCTTCGGCAGGCGGGTGATTCACCTGGCCGCGCGCTGGGTGCTCGACCGCGGCGAAGCCAATATCGCCTTGTGGGGCGCGCGCCGCGCCGATCAGCTCGCGCCGATCGCCGACGTCGTCGGCTGGCACATCGACAAGGCCGCGATGGACGAGATCGACCGGATTCTCAAGGAGACGGTCAGTGATCCCGTCGGCCCCGAGTTCATGGCGCCGCCCGATCGTCTTGCGGCGTAA
- a CDS encoding YncE family protein, which produces MKPALLALTVLTSISLVGTTAAWAGQVPGAASDPDIPISRHDRVYSAEQFSNTVSVTDPVDNKLLGVIHLGDPQPGNFSPLYKGQVLVHGMGFSPDHKTIAVVSIGSNSVTFIDTATNAVKHTTYVGRSPHEAFFTPDGKEVWVTVRGEDYIAVLDGQSFEEKSRIKVPAGPGMQIFSPDGKYGYVCSSFNPETVVITVADHQIVGHVKQDSPFCPNIAATPDGKQVWFTLKDIGRTEVFDAKPPFAVLKSIDTGPITNHVNFVHNANGTFAYVTVGGLNEVKVFRTDDFSVAATIPVGKLPHGIWPSGDGRRVYVGLENADGMAAIDTLTNRLIATSPVGQAPQAITYVPEAVPEGDGTQGLQQLGVAGQTAHLVLGPMEGRKTVGSAGGAGSEDKAPTSVSLFDQGLIQVLQASVTGLEPKQPYILALSHEPDGVGPLEPLAAFMTNPAGSAIVNATGAIRQVVHGEDKIQRRYLVIAEGHADQPGSIVQVQLK; this is translated from the coding sequence ATGAAGCCGGCGCTTTTGGCTTTAACTGTTCTTACGAGCATATCCTTGGTTGGAACGACCGCAGCCTGGGCCGGCCAGGTGCCAGGCGCGGCCTCGGACCCGGATATTCCGATCAGCCGTCACGACCGGGTTTATTCGGCGGAGCAGTTTTCCAACACCGTTTCGGTCACCGATCCCGTCGACAACAAATTGCTCGGCGTAATCCATTTGGGCGACCCCCAGCCGGGCAATTTCAGCCCGCTATACAAAGGGCAGGTTTTGGTCCACGGCATGGGCTTCTCGCCCGATCACAAGACCATTGCGGTGGTCTCAATCGGCAGTAACTCCGTCACTTTCATCGACACCGCGACCAACGCGGTCAAGCACACCACCTATGTCGGCCGCTCGCCGCACGAGGCGTTTTTCACGCCCGACGGCAAGGAGGTCTGGGTCACCGTCCGCGGCGAGGACTATATCGCCGTGCTCGACGGCCAGAGTTTCGAGGAGAAATCGCGCATCAAGGTGCCGGCCGGGCCGGGTATGCAGATCTTCTCGCCTGACGGAAAATACGGCTATGTCTGCTCCTCGTTCAACCCCGAGACGGTCGTCATCACGGTTGCCGATCATCAGATCGTCGGACACGTCAAGCAGGACAGCCCGTTCTGTCCGAATATCGCCGCGACGCCTGACGGCAAGCAGGTCTGGTTCACGCTGAAGGATATCGGCCGGACCGAAGTGTTCGACGCGAAGCCGCCGTTCGCGGTGCTGAAGTCGATCGATACCGGACCGATCACCAATCACGTCAATTTCGTCCACAATGCCAACGGCACCTTCGCCTATGTCACGGTTGGCGGACTGAATGAGGTCAAGGTATTTCGTACCGACGATTTCTCGGTAGCTGCCACAATCCCGGTCGGCAAGCTACCGCACGGCATCTGGCCGTCAGGTGACGGCCGCCGGGTTTATGTCGGGCTGGAAAATGCCGACGGCATGGCCGCGATCGACACGCTCACCAATCGACTGATCGCGACCAGCCCGGTCGGTCAGGCGCCGCAGGCGATTACCTATGTTCCGGAGGCAGTGCCTGAAGGCGATGGCACGCAGGGCCTGCAGCAGCTCGGCGTTGCCGGTCAGACCGCCCATCTTGTGCTGGGGCCGATGGAGGGCCGCAAGACCGTCGGCAGCGCCGGTGGCGCTGGCAGCGAAGACAAGGCTCCGACCAGCGTCTCGCTGTTCGATCAGGGCCTGATCCAGGTGCTGCAGGCTTCGGTGACGGGCCTCGAGCCCAAGCAGCCTTACATTCTCGCGTTGTCACACGAGCCAGACGGCGTGGGGCCGCTAGAGCCGCTGGCGGCCTTCATGACCAATCCGGCTGGCTCTGCGATCGTCAATGCCACCGGCGCAATCCGGCAGGTGGTGCACGGCGAGGACAAGATCCAGCGGCGTTATTTGGTAATCGCGGAAGGGCATGCCGACCAGCCCGGCTCCATTGTACAGGTGCAGTTGAAATAA
- a CDS encoding molybdopterin-dependent oxidoreductase, translating to MAETGPLHHAITRRRLLGTAGVGAIALSNFARSSRALAETMTELPLPGGPGARPITSAFPEKGPMILQRTRPPLLETPFEVFDKGVFTPADQFYVRWHWAVIPTDIDPAKFVLNVRGHVNQTLSLSLNDILHGLPSVDLAAVNQCSGNSRGFFEPRVPGGEWANGAMGNALWTGVRLKDVLDRAGVKPGALQVRFKGLDEPVVSDAPHFMKSLDIEHARDGEVMIAYAMNGQQLPLVNGFPLRLVVPGWYATYWVKMLSDIEVLDQPDTNYWTKVAYTIPDTPHASVTPGESGVKMIPISRMVPRSFVTNIPSGQKVKAAAQTSLRGIAFGGDCGVAKVDYSIDRGQSWRQAQLGEDKGKYGFRQWGAQITLPSAGAYTVMTRCTNVNGVAQPDTPNWNPAGFMRNVVESVNLIAV from the coding sequence ATGGCTGAGACCGGTCCTCTTCACCACGCGATCACGCGACGGCGATTGCTCGGAACGGCCGGCGTCGGTGCCATCGCCCTTTCGAACTTCGCGCGCTCGAGCCGCGCGCTGGCGGAAACCATGACGGAGCTTCCGCTGCCCGGCGGTCCCGGCGCGCGGCCGATCACATCGGCGTTTCCGGAGAAGGGGCCGATGATCCTGCAGCGGACCCGCCCGCCTTTGCTGGAAACGCCGTTTGAAGTTTTCGACAAAGGGGTCTTCACCCCGGCTGACCAATTCTATGTGCGCTGGCACTGGGCGGTGATCCCGACCGATATCGATCCCGCCAAGTTCGTCCTGAACGTCCGCGGTCATGTCAACCAGACCCTGTCGCTGTCCCTCAACGATATCCTGCATGGGTTGCCAAGTGTCGATCTCGCCGCGGTGAACCAGTGCTCGGGTAATTCGCGCGGCTTCTTCGAGCCCCGCGTGCCCGGCGGGGAATGGGCCAACGGCGCCATGGGTAATGCGCTCTGGACCGGGGTTCGACTGAAGGACGTGCTGGATAGAGCCGGCGTCAAGCCGGGTGCGCTGCAGGTGCGGTTCAAGGGGCTCGACGAGCCCGTGGTTTCGGATGCGCCGCATTTCATGAAATCGCTCGACATCGAGCATGCGCGCGACGGCGAGGTGATGATCGCCTATGCCATGAACGGCCAGCAACTACCGCTGGTGAACGGCTTTCCGCTGCGGCTCGTGGTGCCCGGCTGGTACGCGACCTATTGGGTCAAGATGCTCAGCGATATCGAGGTGCTGGACCAGCCCGACACCAATTACTGGACCAAAGTGGCCTACACGATTCCCGACACGCCGCACGCCAGCGTCACGCCGGGCGAATCCGGTGTGAAGATGATCCCGATCAGCCGGATGGTGCCGAGATCCTTTGTCACCAACATTCCCTCGGGCCAGAAGGTGAAGGCGGCAGCACAGACGAGCTTGCGCGGCATTGCATTCGGCGGTGATTGCGGGGTGGCCAAGGTCGACTATTCCATCGACCGCGGCCAAAGCTGGCGCCAGGCGCAACTGGGTGAAGACAAGGGAAAATACGGTTTTCGGCAGTGGGGCGCGCAAATCACGCTGCCCTCGGCCGGCGCCTATACCGTGATGACCCGCTGCACCAACGTCAATGGCGTGGCGCAACCGGATACGCCGAACTGGAATCCCGCCGGCTTCATGCGCAATGTCGTGGAATCCGTGAACCTCATCGCCGTCTGA
- a CDS encoding efflux RND transporter permease subunit translates to MNISAPFIQRPIATALIMVGLLVGGLVAYPLMPVASLPNVNYPTVTVTAQLPGADPQTMGSTVASPLELQFGEIPGLTQMTSASAVGYTQITLQFDLSRNIDGAVSDTLSAIQTASAYLPKGIPYPPMIRKVNPADTPILVLGVSSDTLPITVVDAYAQNILLQKISQISGVGLVGVGGQQQPAVRVQVDPQALAARGINLEDVRTVLGQANVDLPKGQLNSPRQTFTLNTNDQLFEPDKYADLVIAYRNGSPVRIRDVGRAISAGQNELIAGWENNKHAVTLAIQRQPGANVIETVQRIKDMMPVLQASIPAAVKIDTISDRTQTIRASVADVQFTLMLTVALVVMVIFIFLRSFWATVIPAITVPLSLVGTFAVLYEMGYTLDNLSLMALSIAVGFVVDDAVVEIENIQRHIEEGLSPYDAAMKGSGEIGFTVVAITFSLIAVFIPLFLMSGYVGLLFREFAITVSVALLLSLVISRTLTPMMCAYLLKPESNEHGWLYRMSERGFDGLLNAYEAGLKIVLRHRFITLMVMFGTIALTGYLYVIIPKGFFPQQDTGLIIGQSEAAQDISFQAMTEREQALLDAIVRDPAVASVAAATGAGGGLYTINDGRVFIQLKPKAQRGPIDQVMARLRTELGKIQGITLYMQAAQDITIGARLNKTQFQYTMNDPDPGELNHWTDLFVEKFKALHSVTDVATDQLNAGPLLDITIKRDVASSYGILPYTIDNTLDDAFGQRIVSTIYTTLQQYHVVLEVDPKFQYGPEALNGIYVKSSSGQQVPISTLVDSAVKVAPLVVNHTGQFPSVTISFNLAPGAAIGQAVSDIQAAEKALHPPLSLQTSFQGNAQAFGASLKSTPILILAALFVIYLILGVLYESLIHPITIISTLPSAGVGALLLLMAVHIDLSVIAIVGLILLIGIVKKNGIMLVDFAMQAEQSEGLTTEESIYQACIKRFRPILMTTMAALLGAVPMMVGTGVGSELRQPLGYAIVGGLAVSQILTLYTTPVVYIYLDKLQNRLFGHKKQAEQQAAPSGAQPAPAE, encoded by the coding sequence ATGAATATTTCCGCACCGTTTATCCAACGGCCGATCGCGACCGCGCTGATAATGGTAGGGTTGTTGGTCGGAGGCCTGGTCGCCTATCCGCTGATGCCGGTGGCGTCGTTGCCCAACGTCAACTATCCGACGGTTACGGTCACGGCCCAGTTGCCGGGTGCGGACCCGCAGACCATGGGATCGACGGTGGCATCGCCACTGGAGCTGCAGTTCGGCGAGATCCCGGGCCTCACTCAGATGACGTCGGCGAGCGCGGTCGGCTACACCCAGATCACCCTGCAGTTCGACTTGAGCCGCAACATCGATGGGGCGGTCAGCGACACGTTGTCGGCTATCCAGACCGCGTCCGCGTATCTGCCCAAGGGCATCCCGTATCCACCCATGATCCGCAAGGTCAATCCGGCCGACACGCCGATCCTGGTGCTCGGCGTCAGTTCGGACACCCTGCCGATAACGGTCGTCGATGCCTATGCGCAGAATATCTTGTTGCAAAAGATCTCGCAGATATCCGGGGTCGGCCTCGTCGGTGTCGGAGGGCAGCAGCAGCCGGCCGTCCGGGTACAGGTCGATCCGCAAGCGCTGGCAGCTCGCGGCATCAACCTGGAGGATGTCCGTACGGTGCTGGGCCAGGCCAATGTCGACCTTCCGAAAGGTCAGCTCAACAGCCCGCGCCAGACCTTCACGCTCAATACCAACGATCAGTTGTTCGAGCCCGACAAATACGCCGACCTGGTCATCGCCTATCGCAACGGATCGCCGGTCCGCATCCGCGATGTCGGCCGTGCCATCAGCGCGGGCCAGAACGAACTGATCGCCGGCTGGGAAAACAACAAGCACGCCGTCACTCTGGCGATCCAGCGCCAGCCCGGCGCCAACGTCATCGAAACGGTGCAGCGAATCAAGGACATGATGCCGGTGCTGCAGGCGTCGATCCCGGCTGCCGTCAAGATAGACACCATTTCCGATCGCACCCAGACCATCCGCGCATCGGTTGCCGACGTGCAGTTCACGCTCATGCTGACTGTAGCGCTCGTCGTCATGGTGATCTTCATATTCCTGCGCAGTTTCTGGGCGACCGTTATCCCGGCCATCACCGTGCCGCTGTCGCTGGTCGGCACCTTCGCGGTGCTCTACGAAATGGGCTATACTCTGGACAACCTCTCGCTGATGGCCTTGTCGATCGCGGTCGGATTCGTGGTCGACGACGCCGTCGTCGAGATAGAGAACATCCAGCGACACATCGAGGAGGGCCTCTCGCCGTACGACGCGGCGATGAAGGGATCCGGCGAGATCGGCTTCACTGTCGTGGCGATTACGTTTTCCCTCATCGCCGTATTCATTCCGCTATTCCTGATGAGCGGCTATGTCGGACTGCTGTTCCGCGAGTTCGCGATCACGGTGAGCGTGGCCCTCCTTCTCTCGCTGGTAATCTCGCGGACGCTCACGCCGATGATGTGCGCCTACCTGCTCAAGCCCGAGAGCAACGAGCACGGCTGGCTCTACCGGATGTCCGAGCGCGGCTTCGATGGCCTGCTTAACGCTTATGAGGCAGGCCTCAAGATCGTGCTGCGGCACCGCTTCATCACGCTCATGGTGATGTTCGGCACCATCGCGCTGACCGGGTATCTCTACGTCATCATTCCCAAGGGCTTCTTTCCCCAGCAGGATACCGGCCTGATCATCGGCCAGTCGGAGGCGGCGCAGGATATTTCCTTCCAGGCCATGACCGAGCGCGAGCAGGCCCTGCTCGATGCCATCGTGCGCGATCCGGCCGTAGCTTCCGTGGCTGCGGCGACCGGCGCCGGCGGTGGCCTCTACACGATCAACGATGGCCGTGTATTCATTCAGCTCAAGCCGAAAGCGCAGCGCGGTCCAATCGACCAGGTGATGGCGCGGCTGCGGACCGAACTTGGCAAGATCCAGGGCATTACGCTCTACATGCAGGCGGCTCAGGACATTACGATCGGCGCGCGGCTGAACAAGACCCAGTTTCAGTACACCATGAACGACCCGGACCCGGGTGAACTCAACCACTGGACGGACCTGTTCGTCGAGAAGTTCAAGGCGCTTCACAGCGTCACTGATGTCGCCACCGATCAGCTCAATGCCGGGCCGCTGCTCGACATCACGATCAAGCGCGACGTCGCGTCGAGCTACGGCATCCTGCCCTATACGATCGACAACACGCTCGACGACGCGTTCGGCCAGCGTATCGTGTCCACGATCTACACCACCCTGCAGCAATACCATGTCGTTCTGGAGGTCGACCCCAAATTCCAGTATGGGCCGGAAGCGCTCAACGGCATCTATGTCAAATCGTCGAGCGGACAGCAGGTGCCGATATCCACGCTGGTCGATTCGGCCGTGAAGGTTGCGCCGCTTGTGGTCAACCACACAGGACAGTTCCCGTCGGTGACAATCTCGTTCAACCTCGCGCCGGGCGCCGCGATCGGCCAGGCGGTAAGCGATATTCAAGCGGCCGAAAAAGCGCTTCACCCGCCGCTCTCGCTCCAGACCAGCTTCCAGGGCAACGCGCAGGCCTTTGGCGCATCGCTGAAGAGCACGCCGATCCTCATACTCGCGGCGTTGTTCGTTATCTACCTGATCCTCGGCGTGCTCTATGAGAGCCTGATCCACCCGATCACGATTATCTCCACGCTCCCCTCGGCCGGCGTCGGCGCGCTGCTGCTGCTGATGGCGGTGCACATCGATCTCAGCGTGATCGCGATCGTCGGCCTCATACTGCTGATCGGCATCGTCAAGAAGAACGGCATCATGCTGGTGGATTTCGCCATGCAAGCCGAACAGAGCGAAGGCCTTACGACGGAAGAATCGATCTATCAGGCCTGCATCAAGCGCTTCCGGCCGATCCTGATGACGACGATGGCGGCGCTGCTCGGCGCCGTGCCGATGATGGTGGGTACGGGGGTTGGCTCGGAGCTTCGCCAGCCGCTCGGTTACGCCATCGTCGGCGGCCTCGCGGTGTCGCAGATCCTCACCCTCTACACGACGCCGGTCGTCTACATCTATCTCGACAAGCTGCAGAACCGGCTGTTCGGACACAAGAAGCAAGCGGAACAGCAAGCGGCTCCCAGCGGCGCACAGCCGGCACCCGCCGAATGA
- a CDS encoding DUF305 domain-containing protein, giving the protein MALFSRTFVRKRVISLATTASVAATSFALARDPTSAYHVRGAMPVQYVAYRPDLSAEQPFLSENDTAMNKMMADMTIKPTGDVDRDFVAMMVPHHQGAIDMAQAVLRYGRNEQLRRLAQEIVVTQQQEIAAMRLAVGEDLPPSMTSPTQAAPMTSSMMSHGAVRHDSMKMNMQQE; this is encoded by the coding sequence ATGGCTCTGTTCTCGCGCACCTTCGTTCGCAAACGTGTGATTTCGCTGGCGACCACGGCGTCGGTCGCGGCGACCTCGTTCGCCCTGGCGCGGGATCCGACGAGCGCCTATCACGTTCGCGGCGCGATGCCGGTCCAGTATGTCGCATACCGGCCGGACCTTTCCGCCGAGCAGCCGTTCCTGTCGGAGAACGACACCGCCATGAACAAGATGATGGCAGATATGACGATCAAGCCGACCGGCGATGTCGATCGGGACTTCGTGGCGATGATGGTGCCGCATCATCAGGGCGCCATCGACATGGCGCAGGCCGTTCTTCGATACGGCCGCAACGAACAGCTTCGCCGTCTGGCGCAGGAGATCGTCGTAACCCAACAGCAGGAGATCGCCGCGATGCGTCTCGCCGTCGGCGAGGATCTGCCGCCGTCGATGACGTCCCCGACACAGGCCGCGCCGATGACGTCCTCGATGATGTCGCACGGTGCCGTGCGACATGACTCAATGAAAATGAACATGCAGCAGGAGTGA
- a CDS encoding efflux RND transporter periplasmic adaptor subunit translates to MKKKIVVPAGLLAAALVAGGLYFTHVHALQKVDAEPAPPTAPIVAGTVAQHEVPIYLTGVGTVIAYNTDVVRAQIQGQIISINFTEGQTVHAGDLLAQIDPRPYQALVDQYTGNLERDQAQLKNAQANLARYTNLGDKGYATPQLVETQQAQVGELQAAIKTDNALIDAAKVQLSYTRLTSPIDGVVGIRQIDVGNIISPSNTNGLVVVTQLHPISLIFTLPETSLPLIQQQQEKTKKPFTVFAYNQDNTMLLDQGQLGLVNNEILQTTGSIQLKANFDNKANKLWPGELVNARLLVDTRHNGLTVPAGVVQQGAKGPYAYVVNPDNTVAIRPIKVAQISDGQALIDSGLSANEQVVVDGQYKLQPGTHVTFLHGQAAQEAAAQQALQAPIP, encoded by the coding sequence ATGAAAAAGAAAATCGTTGTCCCTGCCGGCCTGCTGGCTGCGGCGCTCGTGGCCGGCGGTCTGTACTTCACACATGTCCACGCGTTGCAGAAGGTCGACGCCGAGCCCGCTCCGCCAACGGCGCCGATCGTCGCTGGGACGGTCGCCCAGCATGAGGTGCCGATCTATCTTACCGGTGTCGGCACGGTGATTGCGTACAATACAGACGTCGTACGTGCCCAGATCCAGGGGCAAATCATCAGCATCAACTTCACCGAAGGCCAGACCGTACATGCCGGGGATTTGCTCGCGCAGATCGATCCGCGGCCCTATCAGGCCCTGGTTGATCAGTATACCGGGAACCTGGAGCGCGATCAGGCCCAGCTCAAGAATGCCCAGGCCAATCTCGCTCGCTACACCAATTTGGGGGATAAGGGCTACGCCACCCCACAACTGGTCGAGACCCAGCAGGCACAAGTGGGGGAGCTGCAGGCGGCCATCAAGACCGATAACGCGCTGATCGACGCCGCAAAGGTGCAGCTCAGCTACACGCGCCTGACGTCACCCATCGATGGCGTGGTTGGTATTCGTCAGATCGACGTCGGCAACATCATCAGCCCGTCAAATACCAACGGCCTCGTCGTCGTCACGCAGCTCCATCCGATTTCGCTGATATTCACGCTGCCGGAGACGAGTCTGCCGCTAATCCAGCAGCAGCAGGAGAAAACCAAGAAGCCGTTCACGGTCTTCGCCTACAACCAGGATAACACGATGCTGCTGGATCAAGGCCAGCTCGGCCTCGTCAACAACGAGATCCTGCAGACCACCGGCTCGATCCAGCTCAAGGCGAACTTTGACAACAAGGCGAACAAGCTCTGGCCGGGAGAGCTCGTCAACGCGCGGCTGCTGGTCGATACGCGGCATAATGGTCTGACCGTTCCCGCTGGGGTCGTGCAGCAAGGTGCGAAAGGACCCTACGCCTACGTCGTCAATCCCGACAACACCGTGGCAATCCGCCCCATCAAGGTCGCGCAAATCAGCGACGGCCAGGCGTTGATCGATTCCGGCCTTTCGGCCAACGAACAGGTGGTGGTTGACGGACAATACAAGCTGCAGCCGGGCACGCATGTCACGTTCCTGCACGGCCAGGCGGCACAGGAAGCAGCCGCGCAGCAAGCATTACAGGCGCCGATCCCATGA
- the paoA gene encoding aldehyde dehydrogenase iron-sulfur subunit PaoA, giving the protein MDDNDSIHIEITRRTVIETGTTALLLTALPQAALAAGPSDDAGPPPPATVELRINGSSHTLTLDPRTTLLDALREHLALTGSKKGCDHGQCGACTVLIDGRRINSCLTLAVMHDGQAITTIEGLAESDRLHPMQAAFVEHDGFQCGYCTSGQICSAVGMLAESRNGMPSYVTDDLTQQPQLSDAEIRERMSGNICRCAAYPNIVAAIKQAAETPT; this is encoded by the coding sequence ATGGACGATAACGATTCCATCCACATCGAAATCACGCGGCGCACGGTCATCGAGACCGGAACCACCGCGCTGTTGCTGACCGCGCTGCCGCAGGCCGCGCTGGCAGCCGGGCCGTCGGACGACGCCGGGCCCCCGCCGCCCGCGACGGTGGAACTCAGGATCAACGGAAGTTCGCACACGCTGACGCTCGACCCGCGCACCACGCTGCTGGATGCGCTGCGCGAACATCTGGCGCTGACTGGCTCGAAGAAAGGCTGCGATCACGGCCAGTGCGGCGCCTGCACGGTGCTGATCGACGGACGCCGCATCAATTCCTGCCTGACGCTCGCGGTGATGCATGACGGGCAGGCCATCACGACGATCGAGGGCCTTGCCGAGAGCGACAGGCTGCATCCGATGCAGGCGGCCTTTGTCGAGCATGACGGCTTTCAATGCGGCTACTGCACTTCGGGCCAGATCTGCTCGGCCGTGGGCATGCTGGCCGAGAGCCGAAACGGCATGCCGAGCTATGTGACCGACGATCTGACCCAGCAGCCGCAGCTCAGCGATGCCGAGATCCGCGAGCGGATGAGCGGCAACATCTGCCGCTGCGCGGCCTATCCGAACATCGTGGCGGCCATCAAGCAGGCCGCGGAGACCCCGACATGA